GTTGCTGAACGTGGCCTGACCTTGCTTTATCTCTCAATTCTTGGAATGCTCTCATTGTCTCCACATCGAAACCTCCAGCAAACTGCCAAACACAGAGATGGCATGATCCTCAATATTATTACTTTCTCTCGGTTTTTGGAATTCTTGCCTATTTTGTATTATGTTCCAACATATATATTGGAGGATTTACCTGGTGTACCCGGAAGGCGAATCTTACACCTTGGACAATCAGCTCTTCTTCTTCAGGACCACCGCCAACTGTCTCAAGCTCAGCCGAGACTCTCTTCATGTACTTCATTGCCAGTTTCACAGATGCCAGCTTTATCTACGTAATCACAGAAATAAGTTAAAAGTACAATCAAATGAATGAGATCACAattaacattaattaattaaccaaCCTCTTAGAATTTACTACATCAGACAATCTACTATACTACCCTAAGCATGTGAAATATGATTGGGTTATGCTTCCTCCTAGCTATAGTGTACGATTTTAATACTGCCAAGGCATTAATTAAAAGGGAGAAGCAGACAAGCAGATAGATTTTAGAGATCCGGGAGAGTTCACATGTGTGCATGCAGATATGCAGGGGTGCACAGATAAACAAAAGTAAAAAGTCTAACCATTACTTTGTCATTTTGCACCTAGATTAGATTCTAGTAATATACAATAACATAACTTTACCTAGCTAGACAAATGCTTTGGTTCCAACCCCGACATAACTAGACAAATTGAAAATATACTTGGAGACCAACACTAACATTTAATAACCAACACTTGAAGACAATTGTCTAGAAATCCGTAAGATATACTATTATTTCAGTTGATATTTGATTATTGCTGAAGCTATATATGTAGATgtagataaaataaaatgaagCACATGTGCAACCGTGCAAGATGGTCATTGGATCACGGGAATTACCTGACTCACAAAGCCACTATCAAGTATCCAATGAAGTGGTATCCGGAAGAGTTTGTATCTATTTGTTGCTGACTCCCTCATCCTTGAGATATTGTAAACCCCGTGCTCCAACCTGCCAAACACAAGACAAGATTAGTGTTGTCGTTATATTGTCAAGTTGGGGAAGAATTCGAGAATGGAAAGATATTATTAAACTACTCTTCTACTTTAGATcataacaacaataaaaaaatctcGTAACCCACAAATTCAATTCAACAAAATACataaattcaattataattttagtctttattatattattttatctttgtttgtttttatcttatctttatttgtttttatctttcatagaacaatgctctatatatatttagttttaccttcataattcataattcaattcaatcaatcaaaaattagtaaaatttcataatcttttcttttcttgttctttcacAATTTCATCACATACTTATCAAAGAGAGCTTGCATCTTTTTCAGAGCTGGACCACACGGCTGCCTTGGATCATCCCGGAACGATGAAGCCTCGCGTTCCAGCTTCTTTAGATCACAGTATCCGAACGCAGCCTCGCGCAAAGCATCCGCCTTTTGCTCCGGCCATTCGAAGTGTTTCAGCACTGCTCGTTCATCCACCTGAACCCCAAATCACACAAAATCAAAGTCATTCAAAACAACTATCTTCTctgttaataataaaattaaggtAATGATAGTTGTGTTACCAAATAAGAGAGCTCATCGTCTAGCCATTTAACAAAAAGAACAACATCTTCAATATCTGCAAATGCTGCTTCCTCTACTTCTTTAATTAAGCACCGGATAAAATCTGCTTGGGTTTCCACATCGGTTTTTATCTGATAACAAATTAACTATGATTCATGATTGACTAGTTGAATTTGATTGGGGGTCCAAAAGTAAACTTGACTAGGTGAATTTCACAGTAAATttagcgaaaaaaaaaaaaaacagagagcAGTTACCGCGAGCAAGTGAGAAGAGCGGTTCTCGATCTCACCAATCATGTCACGTGCATTTGCTGGAGCCGGCACTGCCTCCACGATTCCGTTGGAGCTGCATTCGCGTCGAGAGAGTTGCGATGGTTCTCTCCTCATCAACGTGTGGTAAAATTCTACCACCTCTGGCACCCTCGTCACTTTCGCGGTGACAGCTCTACTCCCCTTTGGAGGCGGCGGAGGAGGTGGTGGAGCAGTTTTGGACGACATTGAAGCAGCAGCCTTTGGCGGGGGCGGAGGCGGAGGAGGCCCTAATTTCGGAGGTTGCTGAATCGGTTGCTCTGTTCCCGCATTATGATTGTCCGAGGTGGAAGAATGAGGGGAAGCAGTCAAGGGCGAATGCGGTGACGAAGACGACGATCGTCTCGGTGGCGGTTTGGGAACACGTGGCTGACGTGATGTGACGGCATTGGTGAAAGTGTCAGGGAGTTCCTCGGAGTGTTTTTCACTTCCCGGCACCTGTGGTTTAAAATCCTCAAGAACAGCAGCAGCAGCGCTACATTCTAGAAGCTGCTTCTGGTTCCCGCTTCCTTGATCCGACGACACCGTTTTCTTCAGAGTCTTGTTGAGAAATTTATGGAACCTCTGAGAAGAAGAGAGATCGTGGTCATTTGCATGTTCGGAGGCAGTCTTCTTGAGCTCAGCTATCTCATCCTCCAATGCTTTGGTCTTGCActcattctctctcttctcttgcTCGCTTCGGAGCCTGAGTTCATGGAGCTCCTTGGCCAACCTCTGATTCTCAGCCTGGAGGTCTTGGATTGTGTTGGCTTGGCAGAGAATCTCAGCGTCCCTGGAAACGATGTCATTCTCGAGGAGGGGGACAATGGCGGCAGTCTGCTTGAGGAGCTTGTGCTCGAGGAGCTGAGTCTTGAGGCGGGACTCTCGGTCGCGGAGGTCGTCGACGAGGCGGAGAAGCTCCGCGACGTCCGGTGGGCGAGGTTGGACTTGAGCGGAGGAGCGTGGGAAGTAAGCGCCGAGGGCGCGCGTGAAGGAGGATTTGGAGGGTGAAGGAGGAGGGTGGGAGGGAGAAGGAGACTTGTGGAAGGGCATTGGAAGCTTGACCTTGCCAGCTACCATTATTGAGTTTGGATTACGGTTGTTTGGTTTGTAATGTCATAAAGAAAAGTGTTTGGAACTTAACGAGGTGGTCTCTGTCTGGGACTCTGTCTGGGAGTGCCAGTGGCAGCGTCGCTGTGGTTATGTTATGGGCTAGCATTAGCAACTACCAAGTATCAAGCAATGCAAGAGATACAAAATGTACAATCAACCCAACCATAAATCATCGCATCTtagtaaataataaaagaagGAAAACTCTATTTCCGGCAACTTTAATAAATTCTAACCATAATAtaaccaataaaaaaataataattttatattattagataaaattttacatcattaaaaatatattattgatAATTATTTAATGACAACAAATTACAAAAGTTACTGGTCCCTAACATttttcatgaaagaaatcttagcgttgttaaaatttagagaaaatatagagagtcaataaaatatttatacaatgtgtataatgaAGGTTTagggagtattagagatataaccattaatGTTACTTTTTTCTATCAGTTGaagtttttgggatgagtggtatcatgataTGATATTAGAACTCTAGATCTAAAAGGTCAAAAGTTCGATAAATCCCATTAAAAAATGAGTactctaaaatttattattttttgttaccacttagtcattaatttaattttttaatataattcaTTTAGTTTAGTAATTCAACAacatattttattctatatttttaaatattaatgacttcaaataattgtcaaataataATTCAACAAAAAAAGAACACTGGGTAACtagttttttatttgtattattattattatttttattatttcactTAAATAGGTTTTTAATCTTATAAAATACCTAAAACAGGCTCTTCTTTAAGTAATTTTATGACATTGAATTTACTGATGAGTAACTAGAATGTTTTCACAGCAAGAATTCTAAAATCAATAAGAAGCTATATAAACAAAATTTGATCTCAACCTAAAATAttaattacataaaaaatatttaatttagatttctttttttcttcttacaGTTACTCAATATTGTTTGAGAAAAGAGATCACATGTTAACGCCTTAACGTTTGTCCTGGAACGAGCTGAGGTGGACTCAATCTAGTTGTAGTTTCTCCTCCAATTGCCACATTCTGCAACAGATCGAGCATCCAACGTGGTGGTTGTTATTAGATTATGCTATGTGCACTAAAATTAgccactaaaattagttatcagtataaaatatatgttaaaatataaatatatattaaaaataaattaaatcacatatgtatttatacacaaatacattggtAACTGATTCTAGTGGCTGATTTTGGTATACAAATAGCATTTTCCTTGTTACTATTGGGTGGAGAATCGTTTGTTTGCTGTTATGTACATCAAAAGTGATTTTGGGTTGACATCATTGGAGCTCTAGACTCTGGGCATGCTAATGCTATTCATAACGAATCTTGTGATTTTCAGGATGAACTCTGTATATTGAGTTTTGCCTTAGTTTATTTATAGAATTAAACAAAATCGTGACTTCAGTGTTGCCAAAGATAAAGGGGGTAACATAGTATTTTGCATGATGTACCACTATacatttatattatattagacTATTATTAGTTGTTAACTTGCTGTAGCCTGTAGGAAAATTATAATACAACTAGAAGACACTTACATTGTTCTTGAGTTTATCATTGttgatcttttttattttggccGAGAATGTTGGCTCTAATAA
This sequence is a window from Arachis stenosperma cultivar V10309 chromosome 10, arast.V10309.gnm1.PFL2, whole genome shotgun sequence. Protein-coding genes within it:
- the LOC130955558 gene encoding protein CHUP1, chloroplastic-like yields the protein MVAGKVKLPMPFHKSPSPSHPPPSPSKSSFTRALGAYFPRSSAQVQPRPPDVAELLRLVDDLRDRESRLKTQLLEHKLLKQTAAIVPLLENDIVSRDAEILCQANTIQDLQAENQRLAKELHELRLRSEQEKRENECKTKALEDEIAELKKTASEHANDHDLSSSQRFHKFLNKTLKKTVSSDQGSGNQKQLLECSAAAAVLEDFKPQVPGSEKHSEELPDTFTNAVTSRQPRVPKPPPRRSSSSSPHSPLTASPHSSTSDNHNAGTEQPIQQPPKLGPPPPPPPPKAAASMSSKTAPPPPPPPPKGSRAVTAKVTRVPEVVEFYHTLMRREPSQLSRRECSSNGIVEAVPAPANARDMIGEIENRSSHLLAIKTDVETQADFIRCLIKEVEEAAFADIEDVVLFVKWLDDELSYLVDERAVLKHFEWPEQKADALREAAFGYCDLKKLEREASSFRDDPRQPCGPALKKMQALFDKLEHGVYNISRMRESATNRYKLFRIPLHWILDSGFVSQIKLASVKLAMKYMKRVSAELETVGGGPEEEELIVQGVRFAFRVHQFAGGFDVETMRAFQELRDKARSGHVQQQKFLCRSATC